The following coding sequences lie in one Canis lupus familiaris isolate Mischka breed German Shepherd chromosome 34, alternate assembly UU_Cfam_GSD_1.0, whole genome shotgun sequence genomic window:
- the LOC478649 gene encoding 5-hydroxytryptamine receptor 3C-like isoform X3 — translation MSAIVEVDAQLQLMTSFLWLNLIWYNPFIRWNPEECGGIRKISIAAENLWLPDIFIEEFMDVDQTATGLMAYINSEGLIKYDKPMRVVSICNLDIFYFPFDEQNCTLTFSSFIYTVENMVLGMEKKVQEISDTSRNLIRSKGEWVLLNIHQRMVKMTRVAIRRRPRLYVINLLVPSGFLVAIDALSFYLPAESENRAPFKMTLLLGYNVFLLMMNDLLPATGTPLISVYFALCLSLMVVSLLETIFITYLLHLATTQPPPMPWWLHSLLLYWANPRTCCPTAPQKGNKTLGSTPTHLPGVKEPVELVGKVSGPREAELNGCPESTRAQQEDEAQRQHLVDLWVQFSHMMDTLLFRLYLLFMAISITTVIVLWNT, via the exons ATGTCTGCCATTGTGGAAGTG GACGCACAGCTTCAACTGATGACGTCTTTCCTGTGGCTAAACCTG ATTTGGTACAATCCATTCATCAGGTGGAACCCAGAGGAATGTGGGGGCATCAGGAAGATCAGCATAGCAGCTGAGAATCTTTGGCTTCCAGATATTTTCATCGAGGAGTT CATGGATGTGGATCAGACAGCTACAGGTCTCATGGCTTATATCAACAGCGAAGGTCTCATCAAATATGATAAGCCAATGAGGGTGGTCAGCATCTGTAACCTGGACATCTTCTATTTCCCCTTTGATGAACAGAACTGCACACTCACTTTCAGCTCATTCATCTACACAG TAGAGAACATGGTCCTTGGCATGGAGAAGAAAGTGCAGGAGATTTCGGACACATCACGGAACCTCATTCGGAGCAAGGGGGAGTGGGTACTTCTGAATATCCACCAGAGAATGGTGAAGATGACT AGA GTGGCTATCAGGCGCAGGCCCAGACTCTATGTTATAAACCTTCTGGTGCCCAGTGGCTTTCTGGTTGCCATCGACGCCCTCAGCTTCTACCTGCCGGCAGAAAGCGAGAATCGTGCCCCATTCAAGATGACACTTCTCCTGGGCTACAACGTCTTCCTGCTCATGATGAATGACTTACTCCCTGCAACTGGCACCCCCCTCATCA GTGTCTACTTTGCCCTGTGTCTGTCCCTGATGGTGGTCAGCCTTCTGGAGACCATTTTCATCACCTACCTGCTGCACCTGGCCACCACCCAGCCCCCACCTATGCCTTGGTGGCTCCACTCTCTGCTCCTCTACTGGGCCAACCCAAGGACATGCTGCCCCACTGCACCCCAGAAGGGAAATAAGACCCTgggctccacccccacccacctgcctg GTGTGAAGGAGCCCGTGGAGTTGGTGGGAAAGGTGTCAGGTCCCAGAGAGGCAGAGTTAAATGGGTGTCCTGAGTCCACAAGGGCCCAGCAGGAAGATGAAGCTCAGAGGCAGCACTTGGTCGATTTGTGGGTGCAGTTCAGCCACATGATGGACACCCTGCTCTTCCGACTCTATCTGCTCTTCATGGCCATCTCCATCACCACGGTCATTGTCCTCTGGAACACCTAG